The DNA window GGATCCGGTGTTTTTGCTTTGCAGCGCCGGTGGCCCCACTAAGCTCCCGGCCGGTTTTGATATGAGACGAACGAAGATAGTCGCAACCCTGGGCCCGGCCACGGAATCGCCGGAGATGATCCGCAAGCTGGTGGCCGCCGGCATGAACGTGGCGCGCCTGAACATGTCGCACGCGCCGCACGACTGGATCCGCCGCATCGTGCCGGAAATCCGCGCCGCCGCGAAGGAGCAGGGACGGTTTGTCGGCATTCTGCTCGACACGCAGGGTCCGGCCATTCGCACGGGCGACCTGCCGACGAAGCTCGATCTCAAGCCGGGCCAGAAATTCACCTTCACCGTGCGCGGCGAGACGCGCGAGGAACATCATTCGGTGGATGTGAACTACGAGAACTTCGTGAATGACATCAGCGTGGGCGACATCGTGCTCGTGGACAACGGCACGATTCACATGCGCGTGTTGAAGAAGCACGAGAACAAGATCGAATGCGAAGTGCTGACGCCCGGTCAGTTGGGCAGCCGCCGGCACATCAACCTGCCCGGCGTCAAGGTCAGCCTGCCGGCGTTGACGGCCAAGGACCTGGCCGACGTGGCGGTCGGCCTGGAAGTGGGTGTGGACTACATCGCGCTCTCGTTCGTCCGCGAGGCCAAGGACATTTTGCAGTTGCGCGCGGTGATCGGCGACCGGAGCAATCCGCCGCAGATCGTCGCCAAGATCGAAGACCAGGAGGCCGTTCGGAACCTCGACGCGATCGTCAGCGAGGCGGACGCCATCATGGTGGCGCGCGGCGACCTGGGCATCGAATGTCCCTACGAGGAGCTGCCGATCATTCAGCGGCGCATCGTGAAAACCTGCATGCGCGCGGGCAAGCCGTTCATCATCGCGACCCACATGCTCGAAAGCATGATTGAAAACCCGCATCCGACGCGGGCCGAAGTGACCGACGTGGCCAACGCAGTTTACGAGCAGGCGGACGCCATCATGCTCAGCGGCGAAACCACCGTGGGCAAGAATCCGCTCAAGTGCATCGAGGTGCTCGACAAGATCGCCTGCC is part of the Verrucomicrobiia bacterium genome and encodes:
- the pyk gene encoding pyruvate kinase — protein: MRRTKIVATLGPATESPEMIRKLVAAGMNVARLNMSHAPHDWIRRIVPEIRAAAKEQGRFVGILLDTQGPAIRTGDLPTKLDLKPGQKFTFTVRGETREEHHSVDVNYENFVNDISVGDIVLVDNGTIHMRVLKKHENKIECEVLTPGQLGSRRHINLPGVKVSLPALTAKDLADVAVGLEVGVDYIALSFVREAKDILQLRAVIGDRSNPPQIVAKIEDQEAVRNLDAIVSEADAIMVARGDLGIECPYEELPIIQRRIVKTCMRAGKPFIIATHMLESMIENPHPTRAEVTDVANAVYEQADAIMLSGETTVGKNPLKCIEVLDKIACRIERSGGANFQEQAVLTTPRQKLVKSAVVMANDLKAEAIVVFTYAGNMARYAAWMRPRHSSIYVACDSEHVANALALNWGVVPKIVPFDRIQPENTINAALNLLRTEGALKAGSTAVVIGAVSTGTEIIDAVQMRTID